CAACTGGGTGCGCCAGATGGTGAAGCCGGCGATCACGACGATGGCGATCACCGCAGCCGTCCAGGCCAGGGTACGCGAAGGCACGCGCGCAGGATCAGCAGGCTCAAACGCCTCATAACGGGTCGCGCCCATGTCCGTATTATGCACGGCACTCCGTACGTCGGCGGCGATCGCCACTTCGTCCAGGTCCACGGCCCGCGCATAGGCCCGCGCAAAGCCGACCGCATAGGGGATGCCCGGCAGCGCCGCATAATCGTCCCGCTCGATCGCCTCCAGCTGGCGCTGCGCGATCCGCGTGCGGGTGGCGATATCCTGCACCGACAGGCCCTGGGCCTCGCGTGCGGCGCGCAACTTCGCGCCGGGGGTGCTGGGCTGCGCTTCCGGCGCGCTTTCCGCGCCGGTTTCGAGTTCGGGTTCGTCTGCCATGCTGCTCCGCGACCTTGGTTGGCGGCCTTGTCTCATTGCGGGACGGCGCTTGTCAACGCCGGGCCGGTCTCTTTTCAGGTGAGTTCGATGCCCCGTTGTTCGGCCCATGCCGTCAACTGCACGCGGATATCGCTCGCGCCGCTATCCAGCATATCACGCATCAACGCCTGCAATTCGCCGACATCGACGGCACGGATCATCGCCTTGACGGGACCGACCGAAGCCGGCGTGATCGACAGGCGCCGCACGCCAAGGCCGATCAGCGCCATCGCCTCCAGCGTGCGCCCCCCCATCTCGCCGCACACGCCGACCGGCACCTTATAGGCTGCGCAGGTTCGCACCACCCGGTCCAGGAACCGCAGGATGGCGATGCTCAGCCAGTCATAGCGTTCTGCCAGCCTGGGATGCGCGCGGTCGGCCGCGAACAGGAACTGGGTCAGGTCGTTGGTCCCGATCGACAGGAAATCGAGCTGCGGCAGCAACAGATCGAGAACTTCGGCCAGTGCCGGCACCTCCAGCATCGCGCCATAGCGCACCGCCTGCGGCAGCTTCTTCTTCTGCGACACCAGCCATTGGCGCTGATGCTCGACCAGCGCGCGGGCCTGTTCATATTCCCACGGCTCGGACACCATCGGGAACATGATGTTCAGCACCTTGCCTGCACTCGCCTCCAGCAGCGCCCGCGCCTGCGCCTTCATCAGCGCGTCCCGGTCCAGCGCCAGGCGGATCGCGCGCCAGCCCATCGCCGGATTATCCTCCTGCTCGTCATCCTCCCGCTGCATATAGGGCAGCGCCTTGTCGCCGCCGATGTCCACGGTGCGGAAAATGACGGGCCGGTCGCCGGCGGCATCCAGCACTTCCTTGTAGAGCCGCTGCTGCTTCTCGCGCTGGGGCAGGGTCGCCGACACCAGAAACTGGAATTCGGTGCGGAACAGGCCGATCCCATCGGCGCCGACAACATCCAGCGCCTGCGCATCCTCGCGCAGGCCGGCATTGACCATCAGCTCGATCCGCGCCCCGTCCAGCGTCACCGACGGCAGGTCGCGCATCGCGGCAAACTCCGCACGGCGCTTCTGCGTCACATGCAGCTTGTTCTCGAACGCCTCTTCCATGTCGGATGTCGGGCGGATCAGCAATGCGTTGCTGCCGACGTCCATCAGGATCAGATCGCCCTCGTTCACGCGGTGGCGGATATCGCGCACACGCCCCAGCACCGGCACCCCCATGGCGCGGGCGACGATCGTGACATGCGCGGTCAGCGACCCTTCCTCCAGAATGACGCCCTTCAGCCGCCGCCGGTCATATTCCAACAATTCGGCCGGCCCCAGGTTGCGCGCGATCAGGATGGCATCCTGGCGCAGCCCCATCTGCGCTGCGGTGCCCAACTGGCCGGACACGATTCGCAGCAGCCGGTTGGCCATGTCTTCCAGATCGTGCATCCGATCGCTCAACAGCGGATCATCGATCTGGCGCATCCGCATCCGGGTACGCTGCTGCACCCGTTCTATTGCGGCCTCGGCGGTCAGGCCGCTGTCGATCGCCTCGTTGATGCGGCGGATCCAGCCCTCGTCATAGGCAAACATCTTGTAGGTTTCGAGCACCTCCTGATGCTCGCCCTCGGTGCCGAACTCGACCGCACCGGTCATCCGGTCGATCTGCTCGCGCATCTTGGCAAAGGCAGAGATGACGCGCTGGCGCTCCGCCTCGGTATCCTCGGCCACGGTATGCTCGATATGGACGCGCGGCTGGTGAAAGACGACATGGCCACGCGCCATGCCCATCACCAGTTGCAGCCCGGTCATGATGTTGGACCCGGTTTCCTGCACGCGGTTATCGGTCGATCCGTCGTCGGCCAGTTCGGCATTGGCGATCAGTTCGGACAGCACCATCGCGACCGTCTGCAGCGCCTCGATCTCGACCTCTTCATATTTGCGCGGCTCGACATGCTGGACGCACAGCACCCCCAGCGCGTTCTCGCGCCGCACGATCGGCACGCCGGCAAAGCTGTGAAACAGTTCCTCGCCGGTTTCGGGGCGATAGGAAAAATCGGGATGGGCCGCCGCTTCGTCCAGGTTCAGCGTCTCGACATTGGTGGCGATCAGCCCGACCAGCCCCTCGCCCTTTGCCATCCGCGTGACATGTACCGCCTCCTGCTTCAAGCCGCGCGTCGCGAACAGTTCCAGCACGCCTTCGCGCACCAGATAGATGGAACAGACCTCGCTCGACAGCGACTCGCCGATGATCTCGACCACCTTGTTCAGCTTGGCCTGGGCGCTGGTTCGCGCTGCCATCACTTCCTGCAGGCGGACGAGTATCTGGCGGGCGGCGGCGGCGGGGGTGCTGGACATGATAAAGCGCTAACAGATGGAGCGCTTTCATTCCAAGTGCTTTCCGCGCGACATGATCGGAACGCGAGCGGAAAAGCACGATTATTGCGCATCGCTGATAACCCGCGCCATCTTCCTCATTTGCGTGGCGGAAACAATCTGTACATTCGTCATACAAGCAAAGGCTGCATTCAAGCATGTCAGGGAGATTAGGGACCATGGAAACGACCACGCCTACGGAGTTTGAACAGGACCTGCTCGATCGCGGTTATTCGCGCCGTCAGCTGGCGAAGGTAACCGCCTTGCTCGGCGCCGGCGCCGTCGCGATGCGCACCGTGGGTGCCGCCGCGCAGCAGGCGGCCAAGCCGGTGGCCGGCGCCGTCCGCATCGGCGCCAACGAATGCTGGACCGGCCCTTTCCCGATCGCCCAGGAAGCCGCGTTCAAGCTGGTGCGCGAAGGCAATCGCTACGAACCCGACGATGAACATGCCAAGCTGTTCGCCGCCGTCGCCCAGGTGGAGGGCATTCCCGCCGACCGCATCGTCGCCTGGCCCGGCTCGTCCGATCCGCTGAGCCGCGTCGCCGTCGCCTTCGCCTCGCCGACCAAGAGCATCGTCACCGCCGACCCGACCTATGAAGCGATCTGGCGCACCGGCGACTGGCTCGGCGCCAAGGTCATCAAGGTGCCGCTGACCAAGGACAACGCCCATGACGTGAAGGCGATGCTGGCGGCCGATCCCAATGCCGGCGTCTATTATATCTGCTCGCCCAACAACCCGACCGGCACGATCACGCCGATCGCCGACATCGAATGGCTGGCCGCCAACAAGCCCAAGGATTCGGTGCTGGTGGTCGACGAGGCCTATATCCACTGGACCGACACGCCGCGCGCCGCCAAGCTCGCCGCGACCCGCGACGACGTGCTGGTGCTGCGCACCTTCTCGAAGCTGTTCGGCATGGCCGGCATGCGCCTGGGCCTCACCTTCGCCGCGCCCTCGCTGATGGAAAAGATGATGCGCTATGACGGTGGCCAGGTCACCGGCATGCTGCCGATGACCGCCGTCGCCTGCGGCACGGTCTCGGTCGCCCAGGCCGACCTCATCAAGCAGCGCCAGGCGGAAATGGCCGCCAATCGCGACAAGGCGATCGCCCATCTGACCAAGAAGGGGATCAAGGTCCTGCCCGGCAGCAAGGCCAACATGTTCATGGTCGACTGGGGCAAGCCCGCCAAGCAGATGCAGGCCGCTATCCTGGCCCAGAATGTCCAGATCGGCCGCAACTGGCCGATCTGGCCCAATGTTTCGCGCGTTTCGGTCGGCTCGGCCGAGGAAATGGACGCATTCTGCAAGGCTGTGGACGCGGTCTGGAAGGCCTGATCCAAGCTTCCGCTACGAAAAGGGGCTGCGGGGCGCAAAATAAAGCGCGCCGCAGCCCCTTTTGCATTGCGGATATTGTTCCCGACTTCGTTTCTCCAGACGAAATCCAAGGCATTTCGCAGGAAAACAAGGGGACAATCGGCATGACCATGATGTTGGACAAGGAAGCGCGGGAAGACCTGATCGAGCGCGGCTATTCGCGCCGCCAGCTTGCCAAGGTTGCCGCCCTGATCGGCGCCGGCGCCGCGATGCACGAAATGCTGGCCGCGCCCGCCTTCGCGCAGCAGCAGGCCGCCCGCGGCGTCAAGGGCGCGGTGCGCATCGGCTCGAACGAATGCTGGACCGGCCCCTTCCCCTCGGGCGTCGACGCCATTGCCAAGGCCGGCGCCGTCGGCAACTGGTATGATCCCGACAATTATCGCGGCGACCTGGTCTCGACCATCGCCAAGGTGGAGGGCATTCCCGAAGCTCAAGTGATGCTGTGGCCCGGTTCGGGTGGCCCGCTGGTCTCGACCGTCGCCGCCTATTGCTCGCCGACCAAGGGCCTGGTCACCGCCGACCCGACCTTCGAATCCGCCTGGCGCACCGCCGACTATCTGAAGGCACCGATCGCCAAGGCGCCCCAGGCCATCGGCAAGGGCCATGACGTGAAGGCCATGCTGGCCGCCAATCCGAACGCCGGCCTCTATTATATCTGCACGCCCAACAACCCGACCGGCACGATCACGCCGATCGCCGACATCAAGTGGCTGCTCGACAACAAGCCGGCTGACGCCATGCTGTTGGTCGACGAAGCCTATCTCCACTTCTCCGAGGCTCCCAGCGCCGCCTCGCTGATCGGCAACCGCAAGGACATCATCGTCATGCGGACCTTCTCGAAGCTGTTCGGCATGGCGGGCATCCGCCTCGGCCTCACCTTCGCCGATCCCGAAGTACAGAAGCGCCTGATGCTGTTCGGCCCGTCGGCCGGCGGCCTGTCGATCACTGCCATGGCCTGCGGCAACGCGGTCTATCCCGAAGCCGCGCTCATCAAGGCGCGCCGCGACGAGATGATCGCCGCCCGCGACCAGACCATCGCCTGGCTCACCAAGAAGGGCATCGAAGTCCAGCCCGGCAGCCAGGCCAACATGTTCATGGTCAACTGGAACAAGCCGGCCAAGGAAATGCAGGCGGCGCTGATGGCCGCGCCCGAAAAGGTGCAGATCGGCCGTAACTGGTCGATCTGGCCCAACGTCTCGCGCGTCACCGTCGGCTCGGCCGCCGACATGACCAAATTCTGTGCGGCTGTGGACAAGGTCTACAAGGCGTAAGCCTGTTCACGGCACCCCATAGCAAAGCCGTCACGAAGGAGGGGCGTCCGGACAACCGGGCGCCCCTTTCGCATCAATAAGCGTTGCTCTCGTCACTGGATGCCTCTGCCGGTAGCGCGCCATAGCCATTGTTCGCGGCCTTCTGCTCGCCCAGTCGGTTCAGCGCGACGGCGATGCCGGCACGGATACGCTGGATGCGGTCATTGATGATGGCATCGTCATCCGACACCAGCCGTCCTGCCGCCCGAACGCTGTCATCCGCCGATACCTCGCGGAAATAATAATCCGGCGGAAATCCGTGCCGGGAAGCGGCCTCCTCGATCAGCGCCGCCGCACGGTCGAAACCGATGCAGCGATCAAAATCGCCCACCATATGCGATGTGGCAAGGCGATTGTGGCAATCGCGACTATGGTCGGCTGCACCGGACATGCCCGTCTCGGAATAGATGCGGTCAAATTCGCTCACCGCCATCTGCAGATCGGCATCGTCCAGCGGAGGGATGGCCAGTTGGGCAGGCACTTCGCCCGCAACCGGGGTTTCAACCGGCACGCCAAAATCGGCCATGTCGTTGATCGGTTCCACCGCATTATAGGATGCTCCCGCATCGGGCTGGCGCGAGCGCTCCATCGCCCCGATGGCGATCACGACGCCTACACCGATGCCGATGATATAGAAGGCGGCCTTCAGCCCGCGACGCCAGGCTGGCCTGCCGCTGCGCACCGCCTGCTGTTCGGGCTCGATCCGGGCGCGACGCGCCTGCGCGCCGCCTCGCATCGGCGGTGCGTCGAGATCGAACACTTCCTCATATTCGCCCTCGATGATGCCGTCATCGACGGACGTGGACCGACGCTTGTGCATTTTACCCCAGGGCAGGATCGCGAGCAGCGATCCAATCACCACCGCCGCGATCGCAGGCAGCAGGAAGGCCAGGCCAGGCGCGACAAACAACAGGGCGAAGAACCAGTGCCACCCCCAGACATTTTTGGCGCACAGGAAAGCGGCGATCGTCAGGGGCAGGGTAAAGCGGAAATAGAGGCACAGGGCGATGACGAACAACGCTCCCAGAACACCCAAATAGGTTTCCAATCCCTGTAGGGATGCGACAATCTGCGCTACGGCATATAAGGCGATCAATATTGCCGGCATCACATCCCCGCCTCATAATCAGTCATGCGCGCGGACGACACACCGCACGAACTCAATATTTGGCGATAATCATGATTCCCCGAATTTATCTAGATCATGATGGAATTTAATCATCGGCTCTAGAATATCTTGCGCACCGACAGCATCAGCGTCCGCCCTTCGGGGTCGAGATAGGCGGGCTGATAGGCGACC
The sequence above is drawn from the Sphingobium sp. AP49 genome and encodes:
- the ptsP gene encoding phosphoenolpyruvate--protein phosphotransferase, giving the protein MSSTPAAAARQILVRLQEVMAARTSAQAKLNKVVEIIGESLSSEVCSIYLVREGVLELFATRGLKQEAVHVTRMAKGEGLVGLIATNVETLNLDEAAAHPDFSYRPETGEELFHSFAGVPIVRRENALGVLCVQHVEPRKYEEVEIEALQTVAMVLSELIANAELADDGSTDNRVQETGSNIMTGLQLVMGMARGHVVFHQPRVHIEHTVAEDTEAERQRVISAFAKMREQIDRMTGAVEFGTEGEHQEVLETYKMFAYDEGWIRRINEAIDSGLTAEAAIERVQQRTRMRMRQIDDPLLSDRMHDLEDMANRLLRIVSGQLGTAAQMGLRQDAILIARNLGPAELLEYDRRRLKGVILEEGSLTAHVTIVARAMGVPVLGRVRDIRHRVNEGDLILMDVGSNALLIRPTSDMEEAFENKLHVTQKRRAEFAAMRDLPSVTLDGARIELMVNAGLREDAQALDVVGADGIGLFRTEFQFLVSATLPQREKQQRLYKEVLDAAGDRPVIFRTVDIGGDKALPYMQREDDEQEDNPAMGWRAIRLALDRDALMKAQARALLEASAGKVLNIMFPMVSEPWEYEQARALVEHQRQWLVSQKKKLPQAVRYGAMLEVPALAEVLDLLLPQLDFLSIGTNDLTQFLFAADRAHPRLAERYDWLSIAILRFLDRVVRTCAAYKVPVGVCGEMGGRTLEAMALIGLGVRRLSITPASVGPVKAMIRAVDVGELQALMRDMLDSGASDIRVQLTAWAEQRGIELT
- a CDS encoding pyridoxal phosphate-dependent aminotransferase, which produces METTTPTEFEQDLLDRGYSRRQLAKVTALLGAGAVAMRTVGAAAQQAAKPVAGAVRIGANECWTGPFPIAQEAAFKLVREGNRYEPDDEHAKLFAAVAQVEGIPADRIVAWPGSSDPLSRVAVAFASPTKSIVTADPTYEAIWRTGDWLGAKVIKVPLTKDNAHDVKAMLAADPNAGVYYICSPNNPTGTITPIADIEWLAANKPKDSVLVVDEAYIHWTDTPRAAKLAATRDDVLVLRTFSKLFGMAGMRLGLTFAAPSLMEKMMRYDGGQVTGMLPMTAVACGTVSVAQADLIKQRQAEMAANRDKAIAHLTKKGIKVLPGSKANMFMVDWGKPAKQMQAAILAQNVQIGRNWPIWPNVSRVSVGSAEEMDAFCKAVDAVWKA
- a CDS encoding pyridoxal phosphate-dependent aminotransferase, encoding MTMMLDKEAREDLIERGYSRRQLAKVAALIGAGAAMHEMLAAPAFAQQQAARGVKGAVRIGSNECWTGPFPSGVDAIAKAGAVGNWYDPDNYRGDLVSTIAKVEGIPEAQVMLWPGSGGPLVSTVAAYCSPTKGLVTADPTFESAWRTADYLKAPIAKAPQAIGKGHDVKAMLAANPNAGLYYICTPNNPTGTITPIADIKWLLDNKPADAMLLVDEAYLHFSEAPSAASLIGNRKDIIVMRTFSKLFGMAGIRLGLTFADPEVQKRLMLFGPSAGGLSITAMACGNAVYPEAALIKARRDEMIAARDQTIAWLTKKGIEVQPGSQANMFMVNWNKPAKEMQAALMAAPEKVQIGRNWSIWPNVSRVTVGSAADMTKFCAAVDKVYKA